GTCTGATAATCCACCTCCGGCATCAAGTATTTTACGCCTTTTTTTTCGAATTCATCGAGTGTTTCCTTACCCAAGGCATCATTTCCGACAGCACTAATAGCCAACGAATCATGCCCAAACTGTCCTGTATGATAAGCAAAGTTTGCAGGTGCGCCACCGAGTTTTCTTCCCTCAGGAAGACAATCCCACAATGCCTCTCCGAGGCCAACGATTAACTGTTTCATATCTGTATTATTTATTATTCATCTTTGGAATATAAGAAAAGAGGTAGAGTACGCCCACTGCCATTACGACAACAGCACCCACCTGACCGAATCCATCGCTGGCAAATCCCATCAACAGTGGGAAGATTGTACCACCGAAAAGTCCCATAATCATCAGTCCGCTCACCTCGTTCTGCTTGTCAGGAACACTCTGTAAAGCACGTGCAAAGACCATTGAGAAAACGTTGCTGTTACCATAACCTACAAGAGCAATCGCTACAAAAAGTACGGTCTTTGACGTTCCTACAGCCATTCCACACATTGAAAGCGCCATCATCGTAACCGAAATAATAAAGAATAGCTTGTTATTCATTACACGAAGGAAGAAAGAGCCAGTCAGACATCCGATGGTACGGAAGATAAAGTAGAGAGAAGTTGCAAAGGCTGCATCGTTCAATGACATACCTAAACGCTCCATCAGAATCTTTGGCGCCGTGGTATTTGTACCAACATCAATACCAACGTGACACATAATACCCAGGAAACTAAGCAACACAATAGGTTTACCCAATAGGCTGAAACATTCTGCAAAAGAGCTCGCTTTACCTTCGATAGGTTCTTCTTCGATAGGCGTTGAGAAGAGTAACAGCGTGGCAATTGTACCAACTATCAGATAAATTGGGAAGAGAACGCGCCATCCAAGACCAAAGGCTGGAATGCTTGCCTGCGCTCCCCATATAGCAAGATAAGGTGCCATAAAGGATGCTATAGCCTTAACAAACTGTCCGAAAGTAAGTGTTGAGGCTAAATTTCCACCTTTCATCACCGTTGAAACCAGTGGATTCAACGATGTTTGCATCAATGCATTGCCTATTCCAAGCAATGAAAACGATACGAGCATTAAGCCGTATGACTCGCCGAAAACCGGCAAGAGAAGAGAGAATAAGGTAACGACAAGACTGATAAGCACTGTCTTTTTGCGTCCAATCTTATTCATCAACATACCAGTCGGTACGGAAAAGATAAGGAACCAAAAGAAAACAAGGGATGGAAAAACATTGGCTGTAGAATCCGACAGCTGCAAGTCGTTCTTTACGTAGTTGGAGGCAATACCTACCAAGTCAACGAAACCCATCGCAAAAAAACAAAGCATTACGGGCAAGAGAGCGAGTTTATTGGTTTTCGACATAATCTTTAAATTTTTAGTTTTGTATAGTTCTATTGTTCTTAATTATACTTGCAAAGTTACTTTTTTACGAAGAAAGAAGCTTTAAAATTTCGTTCATTGATATCAACAAAAATATCTATAATAAGATTATTTGTAGATAATGGACAGAAATATCATTCTTTCTTTTCTTTATTTATTAGTCCTTCAACGCATAAACCTTCACTTTGCAACCTTTAGTAAGTATTTTATCGTAAGGCTTTGATGGAAAAACGAGGTTGGTCATTGCCACTTTACCTTCAGTATCAAAAGCCTCAACGCAGCAGCGATCAATGAATATTTGCATTGATTTTATAATCCCATTGGTTGGTGCGACCGTCTTAGCCTTAAAATCACTATGGAACTCTGTAACACCACTCTCAGTACGATCCATACTAAAGGTACCATTCTTTCCATCATAAATCATAGTAACTCGTTCACCCTTGTCATTACTTAACACAATAGAAGCATTACTCTTAATATTGGTTACTTCTATGTAAGCAGCTGATTGGAGACGACCAGATGGCTTCTTCTCGAAAGCAGCAAATACTTCAGGTGATGGTTTTACACTGACATAATCTTCCCCATTGTAACGATAAAACCCTAAGTCGCGTGGTAAGCCATTGGCAGAACGGAACTGCTGGGTGGGTACTTGATTAGCATACTGCCAGTTACTCATCCATGGAAGAACGACGATTCTACCATCAGGAGCATTGCTAAACGATACGGTTGCATAGTGATCTTTTCCATAATCCATCCACTTTGTCATCTCAGGTTTTGACTCACAAGTAAATTTATGACCATCAAATGAACCAACAAAGTATTGAGTTGCGCTACCTCCAAAGGGACCTCCAGGA
The Prevotella melaninogenica DNA segment above includes these coding regions:
- a CDS encoding MFS transporter, coding for MSKTNKLALLPVMLCFFAMGFVDLVGIASNYVKNDLQLSDSTANVFPSLVFFWFLIFSVPTGMLMNKIGRKKTVLISLVVTLFSLLLPVFGESYGLMLVSFSLLGIGNALMQTSLNPLVSTVMKGGNLASTLTFGQFVKAIASFMAPYLAIWGAQASIPAFGLGWRVLFPIYLIVGTIATLLLFSTPIEEEPIEGKASSFAECFSLLGKPIVLLSFLGIMCHVGIDVGTNTTAPKILMERLGMSLNDAAFATSLYFIFRTIGCLTGSFFLRVMNNKLFFIISVTMMALSMCGMAVGTSKTVLFVAIALVGYGNSNVFSMVFARALQSVPDKQNEVSGLMIMGLFGGTIFPLLMGFASDGFGQVGAVVVMAVGVLYLFSYIPKMNNK